The following proteins are co-located in the Apium graveolens cultivar Ventura unplaced genomic scaffold, ASM990537v1 ctg5958, whole genome shotgun sequence genome:
- the LOC141702942 gene encoding secreted RxLR effector protein 161-like has product MEERLQLHKDEDGKPVDPTQFKSMVGGLRYLVHTRPDIAFAVGIVSRYMERPTVLHYNAVKRILRYVKGTLEYGLNYVRGSGNYILSGFSDSDLGGNIEDKKSTGGIVFYLDDSLISWVSQKQRCVALSSCEAEFMAGTAAVCQAVWLRKLLSQIVDVKPGPVIIYLDNRSAIDLAKNQVFHGRSKHIDIRYHFIRECIEKGEIELMHVHTSEQKADILTKAIAAVKFERMRELLGMKKLAT; this is encoded by the coding sequence ATGGAGGAGAGATTGCAGCTGCATAAAGATGAAGATGGGAAGCCAGTTGATCCTACTCAGTTTAAAAGTATGGTGGGAGGCCTTCGATACTTGGTGCATACCCGTCCTGACATAGCATTTGCAGTAGGGATTGTTAGTCGTTACATGGAGAGACCCACAGTTCTCCATTATAATGCAGTGAAGCGAATATTGAGATATGTAAAAGGAACTCTGGAATATGGTTTGAATTATGTAAGAGGCTCGGGAAACTACATTTTATCTGGTTTTTCAGATAGTGATTTGGGAGGAAATATAGAAGACAAGAAGAGCACCGGGGGTATAGTGTTCTATCTCGATGACAGTTTAATATCTTGGGTGTCTCAGAAACAAAGGTGTGTCGCACTCTCATCTTGCGAGGCTGAGTTCATGGCTGGCACTGCTGCAGTATGTCAAGCAGTTTGGTTGCGAAAGTTACTCAGTCAGATTGTTGATGTGAAACCAGGCCCTGTAATAATCTATCTGGACAACAGGTCTGCTATAGATTTAGCTAAGAATCAAGTTTTCCATGGCCGTAGTAAACATATAGACATTCGGTACCATTTTATTCGTGAATGCATTGAGAAAGGAGAGATCGAACTCATGCATGTGCACACTAGTGAACAGAAGGCGGACATTCTGACAAAGGCGATTGCAGCTGTCAAGTTTGAGAGAATGCGTGAGTTACTTGGCATGAAGAAGTTGGCTACataa